CGAGCACCGTCGGTGATCCGCTGCCCGAGACCGACCTGGTGATCCTGGCGGTCCCTGCCGAGGCGGTGCCCGACCTCATGGAGCAGTACGGCGAGCAGCTGCCGGGGCAGCTCGTGGTCGACGCGACCAACCCGGCCGGCCCGCTGGTGGAGCTGCACAGTCCGGCCGGGTTCTCGATGGCGGAGCGCATCGCCGCGCTCGTGCCGATGGGCACCGCGGTGGTCAAGGCCTTCAACACCACGTTCGCGGGCACCCTCGCCGGTGACGAGCCGCTCGACGTCTTCATCGCCACCGACGACCCGGAGGCCCGCATGACACTGGTGCGCCTCGTGCAGAGCATCGACTGCGTGCCGATCGACGCGGGCCCCCTGCATCACGCGAGGGCACTGGAGACCATGCAATGGCTGCACCACAACCTTCAGGGGCTGCTGGGCACTCGGAACACCACGACGATCTCGTTGCGGATGCTCTGACGTCGGCGATCGCCACGCGGGCCGATCATGTCGGGTCGGTCACGCCGGGAGGGAGGGGACGGCTGATCGGAGCCGGTACACAGCGGGACCGCCACGGGTGGCCGGCCCACCCCCGACGGGAGGGGAGCCCGCCCGCGTCCTGCCCCGCCGTCCCGGACGAGAGGCCGCCCGATCGAGACACGGGTGGCGTTCCCCGACAGCAGACAGCCTGCCCGCCTCCTGTCGATCCATCGTGGGTCGACTCCGCCGCGTGTGCCTGCCGACGACCTGAGTCGGCTGTTCAGCGGTACAGCGCGGCCTCCGAGTCGGCTCGTCGTCCGGGGGGCTTCGCCGCGGGACGGTCGTCGTCGTGGCCCGGCCCGAAGTCGGAGCCGG
This genomic stretch from Actinoalloteichus hoggarensis harbors:
- a CDS encoding NADPH-dependent F420 reductase — protein: MRIAILGTGALAGGLADRLLRGGHEVVVFGRTTERAERLAGLLSAAGPRAVVASTVGDPLPETDLVILAVPAEAVPDLMEQYGEQLPGQLVVDATNPAGPLVELHSPAGFSMAERIAALVPMGTAVVKAFNTTFAGTLAGDEPLDVFIATDDPEARMTLVRLVQSIDCVPIDAGPLHHARALETMQWLHHNLQGLLGTRNTTTISLRML